Genomic window (Dyadobacter fanqingshengii):
TCTTGTGGATGTACAACGCCAGTTTGGTCAAAAGAGCCGGTTCTTCCGGGAAAAACAGGTTCTGTAAAAGCTACATTTAATGCCGCAGCGGCAGGTCCTTTTAATAAGCCTGTAACAGTTTTCAGTAACACAGAAGGCGGTTCAATCACTTTGTACCTGAACGGTGAAGTGGTTCCGAAAGCAACAAAATCTTCCAAATAATCCGAGACGATATTTGGTGAAAATGGCGGTCCTGACTGGGCGGCCATTTTTTATGCCCCTACTGCAATGTTAATAAGCAGATCTGTCGTAGAATGAGCGGCGGCGCGTCACTTTTAAATCCTGCAAAATGCTGGATTTCACTTTCAATGTGAAGTTATAGTTGCTTACCCGAGAGGCGCTTCCCGCAAACGGCGTCCAGCTGAAACTCATGTCCCAGCAATGCAGGTCGCGGTAAAGGGTTAATGATGTAATGGTAGGCTCAAATGCGGTGAAGTCGAAACCGGTGTTTACACTGACTTTAAAATTCTTGGATAAGCTAAGGTCACCCGTAACCTGAACAGCCTGAATAAGTTGTGCTTTTGAAAGCCCTGGTTTGGTTAAGCCGAAGTTATAGTTCAGAGACACATTCCAGGGAATATTGAAATCCACGTACAGTTCCGGGTTCTGGGCAATGAATTCGCGCTGCTCCTCCGTAACGGTTGGATTTCCGTTTGCTGCGGGGGGCACCGTTTTGGCCTTATCCGAGCTTTTCGGCGCAAAGCTCGTTCCTAATGTAAAGCCCAGATTTTGCAGGTTTGCCAATCCTTGTCCTTGTGTGATGGCATATCTGTTCACCTTAGTTCCAACCTGATTACTCAGAATCCGTGGATTTGCCTCATATGCATAAGGGTCCAGGTTCATATTGAAGTTTAAATTCAGGTTTTTACCAATCCGGGCATTCGCGTTAACCGTAATGTTGGATAGATTTAATGAATCTGCCAGCAGGTTATAATTTCCTCCCAAACTCAGGTTATCCAGCAGTGATATTTTCTCAAATTGCTGTGCAGCCGTGTCACTTTTGGTTTTGAGTTTCATTTCAAATGAGTTGTTTAAACTGAAAGAAATGACACTCGAAGCGCGCCCGTTGCTTACGCCTGTTCCTACGCCTCTAAACCGCGATAATGAATATTCTCTGTCTAATCCGCGATTTTTAATGTTTACTTTTTGATAAAAACCAAAAGCATCACCTGTAAAATCCGGCGTGTAAGTAAATGATAATGAAGGAATAACGGTGTGCCGAATTGCTTCCAGTCGCTTGCCTTTGACGAAGAATGTCCCGTAAAAACGAGTGTTAACCCCGGCTCCGAAATTGTAAGAATATTCTGTTCCCGCTTGCCTTAATGTATCAATGCGGACCTGATTTTTTTCAACTGAATAAGCGTATTGTTTGGTAAAAACTTCACCTTGTAGTGAAAGGCTCGGCGTAACATTCACAAACCTTAAAATCTTAAAGTTGGGCAGTGAAATAGGCAAGCTGTAACGACCAGTAAACTGCGCGTCTTTCAGCATTTCGGGAAGATTGTCCAGATTAAAAGCCACCACTTTTGCAGTGTTGGCGCGCGTTGGATCAACATTGTTAATGATGGAAAAACCCAGACTCGAGGAGGAAGTATCAATTGCGGTCAGTGAGTTTGTCAATGCATAATTTCCGCTAAAATCCATTCCCAGACGGAAGCTCTCATACCAGCGTCCTCTACCACCTTTCAATGCAAATGGTGCAATCTGGTTAACGCCAAAGCTGAAATCGGTCGAAATGTTCGTTTTACCGCCTTTTTTGATTCCATCAGTCGGGTCAATTTGTCCGAAGTTCTGGTTTACGCGTAAACTGGCCGCTGCCCGCATAAACTGCCCGAAAGTGCGGTTATACTGCACCGAAGAACTCGCCACATTCGAAATATATTTTTGCGTATCAAATTCCTGCAACTGATTGTAACTGTTGCTACTGACATTCACATTCGCAGAAAATTGCGAATTGCCACGCGGCCTTGGCGCATGTGACCAGATAATGCTGAAATCATTGGTTTGTCCACGCCCAAGGTCCCGGTCAACCTCATCGCTTGACTTATTCTTGTTGAACCGCAATGCGAAATTACCATTGTATTGATAACGTCTGGAATAGGTGGAAGCAACGCCCAATCCCCAGCTTCCCGTAGAATAAATCTGTCCCGTAACCGAAGCATTGATGTACTCACTGATGGCGAAATAATAGCCGCCTTCTCTCAGATAGAAACCACGACCATTAGGTTCTTCTCCATAAGTAGGAAAAAGAATGCCCGAGGTTCCATTCTCCTTCTTTTTTGGAAAGGGGAAGAAACCGAAAGGCAGCGCGATTGGAAGCGGAACATCACTGATAACCAGGTTGAAAGGCCCGGAAATAACCTGCTTTTTATTCACCATCTTGATCTTCGGCGCATTGATAAAATAATGCGGGTGCGTCAGATTACAGGTTGTATAAATGGAGTGGCGAATGTAAAAATTGCCCTCCGCGTCTTTCTTGACCTTTTCCCCACGAATGTTCCCATCGCCTTCCTGGGTGACAATGCCCTGGATCAAGGCCTTTTTTGACTTGAAATTATATCGGATTTCCTTGGTATTGTAAGTTTCAGGCCCATCCTGAAATATCGGATCGCCGATCGTTTTTTTGGAAGTAGAGTCGGCAGGATCGGGGATTCCGATTGCATAAACCTCATTCGTGACCCAATTGAGGCGGATATAAGCAGCTTTCAGGTTAATGGTTCCATAAGTCACTTCCGCATTGCCGTACAAGTGGACTTGTTTGAGCACCGCGTCCATAATCGTCGAATCCTCCGCTGTATATTGAACGGTGTTTTGCAGATCGTCCGGATTCGACAAAGAATCTACCGCCGTGGAGTCAGTTAATCCGTTATTGGTGAGCGAAGTATCCCCTAATGTTACCGAACCACTTTTGGACGTAGCATTCTTCCCGGCACCGGTTGTGTCGGCGCCAGCTTGATTTTTAACAGCAAGGAGAGAATCCGCTGTCTGTTTAGCCGAACGTGTAACGTTCGGCTTATCCTGATTTTTCCCGGTTCTCTTAGTGCGTTGCTGTACACAGGACACTGTGCTGAATATAAGAAACGCTGCCACTACTGACGATATAATAATCGCCTTTCTTTTCAGTTCTAACAAATAGCGTATTTTTGCATAACGAATTTCAAAATTAGCAGAGAAACCTCTTACGAGTAACGCCCTAATTAAAAAATAATGTTAAAAGTTCTTAAATTAGTAATTGTCGCAAGCACCCTTTTTGCAAGTCTCGCTTTTGTTATTCAAGATGATCCCGCTCCGGCAAAATCCAGTAGAGTAAACACGGTCGTCATTGATGCCGGCCATGGAGGAAAAGATCCTGGGACCCGGGGGCGTGTTACCAAGGAAAAAGACGTTGCGTTAGCAGTTGCTCTGGAACTTGGGCGAAGGATCAAAGAAGAAACTCCTGACGTAAAAGTACTATATACCAGATCAACTGACGTTTTTATTGAGTTGGGAGAGCGCTCCGCTTTTGCAAATCGCAACAATGCAGACCTTTTTATCTCTGTCCACTGCAATGCCACGCCCAGCTCCCGATCGGTGCGAGGAACCGAAACATTCGTAATGGGTTTACACAAAACACAAGGAAACCTCGACGTTGCGAAGCGTGAAAACTCGGTTATTTTGCAGGAAACGAACTATAAGCAAAAATACAAGGGTTTTGATCCCAATTCTCCACTGGCGCACATCATGCTTGCTAATTATCAAAGCGCATTCATTTCCAGTAGTCTCCGCCTGGCAGATCTGATCGAAAAGAAATTTCAATCTGTGTCCGACCGGGAGAGCCGGGGCGTGAAACAAGCCGGGTTTTTGGTGTTATGGAGATGTGCTATGCCGAGCGTTCTGATCGAAACTGGCTTTTTATCCACACCTGATGAAGAAGCCTATCTGGGCTCAGAGGATGGCCAGAAAGAAGTTGCTGAATCCATTCACCAGGCATTTATGGCTTATAAAAAAGATATGGACCGTTAAATAGGGTTATATCTTATATTTCGATTTCAATTAATTAGCCCATGAAAATATCAAGAGAAGCAAAAGTCGGAATAATGGCAGTCGTCGCCATTGTGATGTTATATTTCGGCTTTCACATCCTAAAAGGCTCCGACGTTTTTTCCAGAACCCATAAATACTATGTGCTTTACGACAACATTGACGGTCTCACCGCATCGAACCCTGTGTTGCTGAATGGTTTGAATGTAGGCCGTGTGCAGGAAATCAAGCTTTTGCAAAATCGAAAAAACCAGTTACTGGTAAGTATTGATGTGCAAAAAGGCGTTGTTATTCCCGGCGGAACGGCTGCGATACTGGCCGACGGCGGCTTACTGGGTGGGAAAGTGATTAATCTGGCCATAGGGACAGGCCCGGCCATGAAAGAGGGCGATACACTAGTTTCTCGCAAAGAAGCGGGCATTTCGGCTGTTTTGCAACAGCAAGCATTACCGCTGGTCAATCACGCCGACTCGCTTATCAAAAACCTGGATGTAGTTGTGATGGGTTTTAAGGAAACAGGTTTGATCTTGAATCAGGTTCTTAGAAATTACAACCAGACCGGGACGAATTTGCAGGGGTTACTGGATGAAAATCGCGCTAACCTGGTCGCATTAACTTCGAATTTGAATAAGCTTTCAACTTCTTTGGTGGAGACAGAAAAAGAACTGAAACCGCTTCTTGCCAAAACAGGCACATTAGCAGACTCGCTGAATGCATTGCGGCTCGGGGAAACGGTTCAGAATGCGAACAGGACCATTGGTGAGCTGCATACATTGCTGGCGAGTGTTGAATCGGGCAAAGGAACTGCCGGAAAGCTAATCAAGGATGAAACGCTTTATAACAATATCGATCGCACGATGGTAAGCCTTAACAAACTTCTGACAAACCTGCGTGAACATCCAAAACGTTACATTAACATTTCTGTTTTTGGTAAAAAAGACAAAGGACCCGCGGAATCTCCACTCGACACAACCACTGTTATTAAATAGAAATTTCAGGTTTCAGCATTATTAAATAAAATTGAAGTCGTTTGCTTACGGGTAAACGACTTTTTATTTTTGGAAATAAACCTGACCTTCCGGGCCAGCGACGAATTACTTTACTTCATCAATATGACCAGTCAAGATAGTCTTCCCCAATTGATTCAGGTTCTTCAGCAAAAATATGAGCATGTCAAACTCGGCGGCGGTCCCAAGAAAATTGAAGCGCAACACAAAAAAGGCAAGCTTACAGCCCGGGAAAGGATTGATTATCTGATTGATACGGATTCTTATTTTCTTGAAATCGGTGCATTTACAGCGGATGGCATGTATGCGGAAGAAGGCGGATGTCCGTCTGGTGGAGTGGTTGCAGGCATCGGATATGTGTCAGGAAAACAATGCATGATTGTGGCCAATGATGCCACTGTGAAGGCAGGCGCCTGGTTTCCGATTGCTGCCAAGAAAAATCTCCGCGCACAGGAAATCGCCATGGAAAACCGCTTGCCGGTCATTTATCTGGTGGATAGCGCGGGCGTTTATTTGCCGATGCAAGCCGAAGTTTTTGCAGATAAGGAACATTTCGGAAGAATTTTCAGGAACAATGCGCAAATGTCCGCAATGGGGATCGTGCAGATTTCCGCCATTATGGGCAGTTGTGTGGCCGGCGGGGCTTATTTACCCATCATGTCCGACGAAGCATTCATTGTAGAAGGAACCGGTTCCGTGTATCTGGCCGGACCCTATCTGGTGAAATCGTCCATTGGCGAAGATGTGGATTCCGAATCATTAGGCGGCGCTTCCATGCATTGCGAAATCTCCGGCGTAACCGACAACAAATTTCCGGACGATAAATCATGTCTGGACGCGATCAAGCGGCACATTGATAAAATAGGAAGGCCCGCTTCAACAGGTTTTGATAAAAAAACACCCATACAACCCAGGCGAAATCCCGAAGAAATTTATACACTTTTACCCACCGACAGACTGAAACCGTACGACATGCGCCAAATTCTGGAATGCATTGTAGACGATTCAGAACTTGACGAATACAAGCCCGATTATGGCAAAACATTGATTTGTGCTTACGCGCGCGTGGATGGTTGGGCTGTCGGAATTGTGGCCAATCAGCGCAAAGTGGTCAAATCGGGCAAAGGTGAAATGCAGATGGGCGGTGTTATTTATGGCGAATCGGCAGATAAGGCCGCAAGGTTTATTATGAATTGCAACCAGAAAAAAATTCCCCTCATCTTTTTCCATGACGTAACGGGCTTTATGGTAGGAAGTCGCGCAGAGCAAGGCGGGATCATCAAGGATGGCGCTAAAATGGTGAATGCCGTTGCCAATTCAGTTGTTCCGAAATTCACTTTTATCGTTGGCAACTCTTACGGCGCGGGCAACTATGCGATGTGCGGAAAAGCTTACGATCCGCGATTGATATTTGCCTGGCCCACAGCGCAAATGGCAGTGATGAGCGGCGCAACAGCCGCAAAAACGCTCTTGCAAGTGCAAACCGCAACATTAAAAGCAAAAGGCGAAACCATCACTCCCGAAGCTGAAAAAGCATTGCTGGACGAAATCACAGATCGTTATAACCAGGAATTATCACCTTACTATGCCGCGGCACGATTGTGGGTCGACGGCATCATTGATCCGGTCGAAACGCGGAAAATTATCTCTTTGGGCATTGCAGCAGCAGATCAGGCTCCGATCGAGAAGCCTTTTAATGTTGGGGTAATGCAGGTTTGATTTTACTAAACGTTAACATTATGTCTGAAAAAATAGCATTCCTGGGTTTAGGAAACCTCGGAACACCGATTGCAGAAAGTCTGATTAAAGCGGGTTACCAGCTAACCGTTTGGAATAGAACAGCTTCAAAAGCAGATCCTTTGGCCAGATTAGGCGCAAAAGTCGTTGAGAATGCGATAGACGCCATTGAGACAGGCGGAATCGTTATTTCTGTGCTTGCTGATGATACAGTGGTCGAAGAAATTTTCTCTATGGAACTGGCTGAAAAACTCGGCAAAGGCGGCATTCATATTTCCATGAGCACCATTTCACCTGAAACTTCCCGCCAGCTGAGCCAGATACATGACTGGTATGAAGCCACTTACATTGCCGCACCGATTTTTGCGAGGCCGGAAGCCGTAGTTGCCGGAGTAGGGAACATTGCCATCTCAGGAAAAGCGGCAGCAAAGGAAATCGCCAAGCCGATCTTGCAGGGTTTTGTGAAAGGCATTTATGATTTTGGCGAAGATCCGGGCGCGGCCAATGTGGTGAAGCTGGCTGGAAACTTCATGATCGCAGCGAGTTTGGAAATGATGGGAGAGGCTTTCACAATGGCCGAGAAAAACGGCATTTCCCGGCAAAGCATTTATGAAATGCTTACCCAGACATTGTTCGCAGCGCCGATATTTCAGAATTACGGAAAATTTGTTGCCAATAATGTTTACGAACCGGTTGCATTCAAGCTCGCATTAGGTCTCAAAGACATTAATCTTACACTACAAACGGCCTCAGATGTAAATGTGCCCATGCCAATGGCCGATCTGATCCGTAACCGGTTTATTTCTGCACTAGCCAAAAAGCGGAACAATCTGGACTGGAGCGCGCTGGCACAAGGCGCTTCCGATGACGCCGGGGCATAAAAAAAGGCTGCATTTGCAGCCTTTTTCACTTAATAGTAAGAATTAATTATTCTCACTAAATTCAAGTAACATCTCATCAGTTATATTATTCTTCTCTTTGAAGTCAGCAACAGTTTCGGTGAAAGAGGTATGGAGACCTTCTACGAGTTCAAGGTTTTTGTAAATGCCGTCGTAGATTTCACTTAGTGTTTTATCCAAACCTTGAACGTTCAAATTCATGTTCTCTGTTTCGATCTGACCAATTTTCTTGATAACTGCGGTCTCACTGTTTTTCAAGTCCTCTATTTCACGAAGGACCTTCTCCATGGTCTTATACTTTTCGATCTTATCCATAAGTCTTTAATATAGTTTCGCATTAACACCTAAAATATCATACCAAGTGTGCAAGTTTACCGGTAAATCCGGATCAAATTTTCCTTTATCCGGCATGACAAAGCGCATTTTAATTGGGATTTGGTTTGCGGTTTTATTGGTTTCAGGACCGTTTATTGCCGCTCAACCCACCGAAAAAGTATCAATCTGGAAGGGATTTGAGAAGGTGGAATTCACTTTTGAAAACAAAAATGCCTGGTTTGTAAAGCCGCAAAAGGCCATTGCCGGAAACCCCTGGGTGTGGCGCGCGCATTTCCCAACCTGGCATACAGAAATGGACAGTATTTTGCTTTCGCGCGGTTTCCACATTGCCTATATTAATACCAATGACATGTTTGCGCACCCAAAAGCCATGCAGGTTTGGGATGCTTTTTATGATTATCTGGTAAATCAAAAACAGTTTGCACCCAAAGTGGCGCTGGAAGGCGTAAGTCGCGGTGGATTGTATGTGTATGGCTGGGCAAAGCGCAATCCCGATAAGGTAAGCTGCATTTATGCCGAAGCGCCCGTTTGTGATCCCAAAAGCTGGCCGGGAGGAAGGGGAAAAGGGTTGGGATCAGAAAAAGACTGGGCTGTATGGTTAAAACTCTTCAATGTTACAGAGGATGAAGCAGCGAAGTTTACGGACATTCCTTTGAATGATCTCGTTGGGCTGGCATCTTATAAAGTCCCGATAATTCATGCTATTGGCCTGAAAGACAAGCATGTTCCGGCTGAGGAGAACAGCGATTTGTTGGTAAAAAACTACATGCAGCTGGGCGGGCCCATCAGCGTTTATCCGATGACGCGCGGCGAGCAGGAAATGGAAGGGCATCACTTTCCCATAGAGCATCCCGAATATTTTGCCAATTTTATTGAGCAGCATAGTGTTCCTGTACAAAAAAACCTCTCGCATATGCCTTATATTCAGGTTAATAAGGGTTTAGGCAATGCTTTTGAAAAATTCAGAAAAGAGAAAAAAGGCACAGTGGCATTCCTGGGCGGATCTATCACGCATAACCCTGGCTGGCGGGACAAAACAGCTCAATATTTGAAAGAACATTTCCCTGAAACTGACTTCACTTTCATTGCAGCCGGCATTCCGTCACTGGGGAGCACGCCGCATGCATTCCGGTTTGAACGCGATGTGTTGGCGAAGGGCACGCCCGATTTGCTTTTCCTGGAAGCAGCGGTGAATGACCGGGGAAATGGTTTTAGTGAAAAAGCGCAGATAAAAGGCTTGGAAGGCATATTAAGGCATTTGTATGCTGCAAATCCAAATGCGAACGCAGTATTAATGGCATTTGCAGAACCAGGTAAAAATGCGGATTACGAAAAAGGAAAAGAGCCGGTGGAAGTTGCAGTCCACGAGCGCGTTGCGAAGCATTATGGAACGGCCTACATTAACCTTGCAAAAGAAGTGTATGATCGGATCACAGCAGGCGAATTCTCCTGGAAATACGATTTTAAAGACCTGCATCCTTCGCCCTATGGTCAGGAAGTGTATTTTCAAACAATTAAAGAGCTACTCAAAACGGACAGCAGCGCCGCCACAAATGCGATCAAGCTGCCCGCGCCAATGGACAGGTTTTCCTACGAAAAAGGAAGCTATCACGAAGTCGCAGAAGCCAAGAATCTAAAAGGATTTACACTCAATCCCGACTGGAAGCCAGCAGACAAAACACCAACCAGGCCCGGCTTTGTAAATGTCCCAATGCTAGTTGGCGAACAGCCAAATGCGTCACTCGACTTTGAATTCAAGGGCCGGGGCGTAGGAATAGCCATCATCTCAGGCCCGGACGCAGGAAAAATAACGTACACCATCGACGGCAAAAAACCCCAAACCCTTGACTTTTTCACCCCATGGAGCAACCAGTTGCACTTACCCTGGTATCTGATGCTAAGCGACGAACTCTCCTCGGGCAAACACAAATTGCACTTAACCATTGCCAGCGAAAAGAACGAGAAGAGCACAGGGAATGCTTGTCGGATTGTTTATTTTTTAGTGAATGAATGAGCTCGTTTTTGTTCGAAATAGATATTACGTAACTTGGAAGTGATAAAATGAATTGGTATGAGCAAAAATGATCTTAAAACCAGCCTTCATGCGCTTATTGATAGCATTGAGGATTCTACTGTTTTGCAGGCATATCTGATTTTGCTTTCCCGGGAGGCGAAATCTCAAGAGGATTTTTGGCATAATTTGGATGACCAGACTAAATCTGCTATTAATGTAGGACTAGCTGACTTTGATGCTGGCCGCGATTCTGATTTCTTTGATTATATGAAGTCTTCGCATGGCATTGAACGTTAGATTGTCTGATAGAGCCAGAGGCGACATTGAAGAGATCTCAACTTATTTAGGAGAAAACTTTTCTGAAAAATCAAAAATTGATTTCTTGATTAGGCTGACTGATCAGCTCAAATTGATTAGTGAAATGCCATTTATTTTTAGAGCGTCCGCTACGAAAGCTGGCGTGAGAGAATGTGTTTTGAATAAGCACACAATCATCTATTATCAGGTCACGGACCAGCTTATAAAAGTTCTGACCATTCGAAATACAAAAAGAGACAACGCCTGATTAACTTTTCCCAGTCTGCGTTGTGTAAGTACTCTCAAAAATTTTATCAGCATTAGCCGCTTCGAAGCCATCGCGTCTGTGCTTTCTTGTGATTTCGGCTGGGGGGATGTTTTGGAAGTGGGGCAAGACTTTTCGTTCTGCGAACTCGACGTAGGAACCGGAGATTTCTAAATGTTCACCGTTTGCGAATTCTTCATGGATCATTTCGGCAACCGTTGCACTTTGGAGCAGGCCGCCATCCGGGCTGATTTTTATTTTTCCACCAGAAGTATTCAATCGAATGCCATTCTTTTCCAGAAATTCATTAAATGCCGCGACAGTGTTATAACCATCCGGCAGGTTATGTACGCTGATTGTGAAGTGATTGAGATAATATCTGTTGTAAATAACCCAGGCAGCATACTCACTTTCCTGCAAAAGCGATTTGTAATCAACCACGGTCGGTGTGCGCCATAACGGTCTGTGGAGAAATGCGTCTACCTCTTCGCCATTGTCCAGGTCCAGTGCGTCAACCGGATCGCTGGTTACTTCATCGGTGTAACTTTTGATAATGCGTTGGCTTTCTTCTGACAAATCATTCACCCGCAACTCACTGACGAAAATGCGCGGGTCGGTTTCCCTTGGCGGGCTATACCACCAGGCGTCCAACTTCTTGCCCTCAAAAAAATAATGGTCCCTTTTTTGATAACCGTAATGCAGGAAAATCTTTTCAAATGATTGAACCCCAAGATTTGGAACACCCATTGTCCGAAATGCAATGTGGTCATTTTCAATGTTATCGGCGCTGCTTACAATGTCTTCCGACGCCATAGCATTCAAAATCACGCCCACGTCTGGGACGCGTTCTTTGTAGCGGCGCATTAATCCGTTCAGAACAATGTCGAGTGTCTCAAGGTGGTGTGTTGAGCTCATATTTTAATCTTTTTGTTGATTATCAAATAGAAACGGAGCTTCGCGCCAATCTAGCCTTTTGACAATTCGGTTGACCTTGCTTGCGCGGCAATGATGCCGTTTTTCAATGTTTCATCCAAATGCCCGGCTTCAAATTGCCTTAATGCTGCCTCCGTCGTTCCTCCCTTCGAAGCAACTGCCTTAATCAGCTCATCCAGAGATTTGTCCGCCGTATTGATCAAATGAAAGGATCCCAGCATGGTTTGCTTTACTAATAATGCCGCCACAGACTCTTCAAAACCCATTTGCTTGCCCGCCTCGATCATGGCTTTCACCACATAGAAAAAATAAGCAGGCCCGCTGCCGCTTAATGCCGTAACCGCATTCAATTGATCCTCATCTTCCAAAAACACAGACCGGCCCGTTGCGTTGATCAGGTTTTCAATTTTTCTCAGCTGGTTAAGGTCCACTTCCGGCGACGCGGAATAAGCCGTAATGCCCATTCCAAGCATTGCAGGCGTGTTTGGCATGGCGCGGATTACTGCTTTATGATCAAGTGCATTTTGTATAATTTCAATGGTTACACCCGCCATAATGGACAGCACA
Coding sequences:
- a CDS encoding DUF1573 domain-containing protein, which encodes MKVFFSALVLLVGLSTVSFAQKGVLKFKEETHKFGKVPQGTPVTHEFVFTNTGSDPVVLSNVTVSCGCTTPVWSKEPVLPGKTGSVKATFNAAAAGPFNKPVTVFSNTEGGSITLYLNGEVVPKATKSSK
- a CDS encoding putative LPS assembly protein LptD, translated to MAAFLIFSTVSCVQQRTKRTGKNQDKPNVTRSAKQTADSLLAVKNQAGADTTGAGKNATSKSGSVTLGDTSLTNNGLTDSTAVDSLSNPDDLQNTVQYTAEDSTIMDAVLKQVHLYGNAEVTYGTINLKAAYIRLNWVTNEVYAIGIPDPADSTSKKTIGDPIFQDGPETYNTKEIRYNFKSKKALIQGIVTQEGDGNIRGEKVKKDAEGNFYIRHSIYTTCNLTHPHYFINAPKIKMVNKKQVISGPFNLVISDVPLPIALPFGFFPFPKKKENGTSGILFPTYGEEPNGRGFYLREGGYYFAISEYINASVTGQIYSTGSWGLGVASTYSRRYQYNGNFALRFNKNKSSDEVDRDLGRGQTNDFSIIWSHAPRPRGNSQFSANVNVSSNSYNQLQEFDTQKYISNVASSSVQYNRTFGQFMRAAASLRVNQNFGQIDPTDGIKKGGKTNISTDFSFGVNQIAPFALKGGRGRWYESFRLGMDFSGNYALTNSLTAIDTSSSSLGFSIINNVDPTRANTAKVVAFNLDNLPEMLKDAQFTGRYSLPISLPNFKILRFVNVTPSLSLQGEVFTKQYAYSVEKNQVRIDTLRQAGTEYSYNFGAGVNTRFYGTFFVKGKRLEAIRHTVIPSLSFTYTPDFTGDAFGFYQKVNIKNRGLDREYSLSRFRGVGTGVSNGRASSVISFSLNNSFEMKLKTKSDTAAQQFEKISLLDNLSLGGNYNLLADSLNLSNITVNANARIGKNLNLNFNMNLDPYAYEANPRILSNQVGTKVNRYAITQGQGLANLQNLGFTLGTSFAPKSSDKAKTVPPAANGNPTVTEEQREFIAQNPELYVDFNIPWNVSLNYNFGLTKPGLSKAQLIQAVQVTGDLSLSKNFKVSVNTGFDFTAFEPTITSLTLYRDLHCWDMSFSWTPFAGSASRVSNYNFTLKVKSSILQDLKVTRRRSFYDRSAY
- a CDS encoding N-acetylmuramoyl-L-alanine amidase family protein, translated to MLKVLKLVIVASTLFASLAFVIQDDPAPAKSSRVNTVVIDAGHGGKDPGTRGRVTKEKDVALAVALELGRRIKEETPDVKVLYTRSTDVFIELGERSAFANRNNADLFISVHCNATPSSRSVRGTETFVMGLHKTQGNLDVAKRENSVILQETNYKQKYKGFDPNSPLAHIMLANYQSAFISSSLRLADLIEKKFQSVSDRESRGVKQAGFLVLWRCAMPSVLIETGFLSTPDEEAYLGSEDGQKEVAESIHQAFMAYKKDMDR
- a CDS encoding MlaD family protein; this translates as MKISREAKVGIMAVVAIVMLYFGFHILKGSDVFSRTHKYYVLYDNIDGLTASNPVLLNGLNVGRVQEIKLLQNRKNQLLVSIDVQKGVVIPGGTAAILADGGLLGGKVINLAIGTGPAMKEGDTLVSRKEAGISAVLQQQALPLVNHADSLIKNLDVVVMGFKETGLILNQVLRNYNQTGTNLQGLLDENRANLVALTSNLNKLSTSLVETEKELKPLLAKTGTLADSLNALRLGETVQNANRTIGELHTLLASVESGKGTAGKLIKDETLYNNIDRTMVSLNKLLTNLREHPKRYINISVFGKKDKGPAESPLDTTTVIK
- a CDS encoding acyl-CoA carboxylase subunit beta, which translates into the protein MTSQDSLPQLIQVLQQKYEHVKLGGGPKKIEAQHKKGKLTARERIDYLIDTDSYFLEIGAFTADGMYAEEGGCPSGGVVAGIGYVSGKQCMIVANDATVKAGAWFPIAAKKNLRAQEIAMENRLPVIYLVDSAGVYLPMQAEVFADKEHFGRIFRNNAQMSAMGIVQISAIMGSCVAGGAYLPIMSDEAFIVEGTGSVYLAGPYLVKSSIGEDVDSESLGGASMHCEISGVTDNKFPDDKSCLDAIKRHIDKIGRPASTGFDKKTPIQPRRNPEEIYTLLPTDRLKPYDMRQILECIVDDSELDEYKPDYGKTLICAYARVDGWAVGIVANQRKVVKSGKGEMQMGGVIYGESADKAARFIMNCNQKKIPLIFFHDVTGFMVGSRAEQGGIIKDGAKMVNAVANSVVPKFTFIVGNSYGAGNYAMCGKAYDPRLIFAWPTAQMAVMSGATAAKTLLQVQTATLKAKGETITPEAEKALLDEITDRYNQELSPYYAAARLWVDGIIDPVETRKIISLGIAAADQAPIEKPFNVGVMQV
- a CDS encoding NAD(P)-dependent oxidoreductase, which gives rise to MSEKIAFLGLGNLGTPIAESLIKAGYQLTVWNRTASKADPLARLGAKVVENAIDAIETGGIVISVLADDTVVEEIFSMELAEKLGKGGIHISMSTISPETSRQLSQIHDWYEATYIAAPIFARPEAVVAGVGNIAISGKAAAKEIAKPILQGFVKGIYDFGEDPGAANVVKLAGNFMIAASLEMMGEAFTMAEKNGISRQSIYEMLTQTLFAAPIFQNYGKFVANNVYEPVAFKLALGLKDINLTLQTASDVNVPMPMADLIRNRFISALAKKRNNLDWSALAQGASDDAGA
- a CDS encoding SGNH/GDSL hydrolase family protein; amino-acid sequence: MTKRILIGIWFAVLLVSGPFIAAQPTEKVSIWKGFEKVEFTFENKNAWFVKPQKAIAGNPWVWRAHFPTWHTEMDSILLSRGFHIAYINTNDMFAHPKAMQVWDAFYDYLVNQKQFAPKVALEGVSRGGLYVYGWAKRNPDKVSCIYAEAPVCDPKSWPGGRGKGLGSEKDWAVWLKLFNVTEDEAAKFTDIPLNDLVGLASYKVPIIHAIGLKDKHVPAEENSDLLVKNYMQLGGPISVYPMTRGEQEMEGHHFPIEHPEYFANFIEQHSVPVQKNLSHMPYIQVNKGLGNAFEKFRKEKKGTVAFLGGSITHNPGWRDKTAQYLKEHFPETDFTFIAAGIPSLGSTPHAFRFERDVLAKGTPDLLFLEAAVNDRGNGFSEKAQIKGLEGILRHLYAANPNANAVLMAFAEPGKNADYEKGKEPVEVAVHERVAKHYGTAYINLAKEVYDRITAGEFSWKYDFKDLHPSPYGQEVYFQTIKELLKTDSSAATNAIKLPAPMDRFSYEKGSYHEVAEAKNLKGFTLNPDWKPADKTPTRPGFVNVPMLVGEQPNASLDFEFKGRGVGIAIISGPDAGKITYTIDGKKPQTLDFFTPWSNQLHLPWYLMLSDELSSGKHKLHLTIASEKNEKSTGNACRIVYFLVNE
- a CDS encoding type II toxin-antitoxin system RelE/ParE family toxin, whose amino-acid sequence is MALNVRLSDRARGDIEEISTYLGENFSEKSKIDFLIRLTDQLKLISEMPFIFRASATKAGVRECVLNKHTIIYYQVTDQLIKVLTIRNTKRDNA